The genomic region AAAaagctactccctccattcaaccccactttgcaactttggtttttacacggatattaaggagcggattaaaaaaagtattaaaagtacatggggaaagagaaatgagaggttaaaaatattaaaaaaaacataaaggTGAGGTTTTATGGTGGGTTAGTGTGGGGTTTGGCCGATTGGgtgacattttttgtaaataaagattttcaataaggatagaattgtcatttttttagccaaataaggaaacctgtaaagtggagttgaatggacgaaaatggaatacatgtaaagtggagttgaatggagggagtatatatcaaTTACAGCTAATAGTCTAATTATATTATGTAAGGATAATGGTATTATAAATTTGATTGTGTTATATTATAATCATTGTTTATAATAGGTTTAAAGATACACCCTCTGTTAGTTAAAATGTTTGATTTATTAGGTTTCtatatgatgagtttgaaggCAATAATTTATTTGAAAGTTAAATTTGTATACGTTGACAAAAATATTTGTTGAGCGTTTGACATATAATTATATTTGATGACAATACTCAAAGAGTAATATAGTCATGTTCCCTCAAGGAACATTGATGAATCTTGCTTACATATACGAGACACCTATTGTGTCCTATGTCACATCGTTTATCTGGCCGGATAGATTATAAAAGATTGCCACGGCTTGTTGGCAACTAAGAAACTTGACATGAAACGATCTGGATGTGATAATTAAGGCCATCCGGGTTCTTattatacccgttttgataaacctgaaGTTTATCCTAAGAAACACATAAGTGCTGAAAACTCTCTCGTGtaaatttattaaaggcaagacattACACGGAGACTGAGTCTAAGGTGgttatagtttttaccaccttagggggagaatgataaggaaaagctggtaaaaacaaGCAACTATATTATATCCCCAACTGAACCTGAAGTTCAGCAGTTTGTTTTCACTATGAAATACATCGAGTAGAGGTTCGCTGAATTAGAAATGATGGTATTTATTTGGTTATGAGGATGTATTATAATACCTGTTTGATCACCTTATCAAAAAATGTAATATGTTACATTAAAAtctatgatttaattatagacaGATTAACCCTATATATGGTATAACGAGTTATAAATTAGTTATagaaaatatatgtaatgaaaattCTTGCCAAATTGAACAATAACCACACATGAAAGGTAGTGTGAAAGTCATATCGGTTCACATATTTTCAAGTAATAAGAAAATGGCAAGCATGGGCAGTTGATACTCCTCTAGAGTAAAGAAATTTGGATGTCCTGGAAGTGACATAGATATTTGAATAATAATAGATGGCCTATGTGGAAATGGAATGGTACCATACATATTCAGATATCAATCAGTACTGATAATATCGAGAGATgttgaaattatatcgatatgGTCAAGGAATCGATATACATTTGCGCGAGGAGTTTAATGGACTAGAAAATGGGGATTTTATATTTAAGTCCATAATTGATTGTCGACATataatctatgattataaatgagctcatggactagATGTCCAGTTATTGACCCAAAGTCAATTTAAGTTATAAATATTGGGAAAATaaactgtacagtttgcattatcgagtcatcatcatgtgcattTTAGATAATAAGTTTATCATTTGCATCTTAGCGTTACTATATATACATTATACATttattgcattgtttttattgttgtttggATTAGTTACATATCATATGTATGCACATAATTAATTATATTGTTATACTTTGATAAATGTTTAAAAGGAGAAATATATTTTACAGCCTCTTATAAACGATCATCAAATGATGATGTTTGATTAATTGAGTTTTGAGAACTCATGAGTATTTATGAACCTCTACGACACAATTGAAAGGTTATTGTGATAATTTTCAAAATGGAATATTCAAACTCCTGTAGAGTTTACTTGAAGGAAATTTttattgtctcaacctgaagtttgagcatgtgagaataatgatttaaatgagcttaatgctaaacatgtgaaattagtttatgatccagaagtaccataacgattgaaaaataatgtagtcaAAGCCTACAATAAGGATGTCAATCCAatggtttagcaaagaaaatcACTTGATGTATTAAATGAATTATTATTCAACATTTGGATTGTTCTCCTCTAGAGatccatatatatatatgatactacactctttttccctttgACTAGGTTTTTGTCCCAACgggtttttcctagcaaggttttcAACGAGGTAGCACTATAAACGCATTATTAGGCTATAAGTTATTATGAAATGATCATATCCAGATTGTGAGTTCCGATAAAGTATGATGATTGAAGTTATCAAGAATTTCTAATAATAGAAGATATCAAGTTATCAACGTAGATGGATTATTCTTCAACGATCGAGAAGTTATGTCAAAGCATATATCATTTCAAGATATATCAAGTTACGTAATCATCAAAGGGGAGTAAACATGtgctgtactctttttccttatctatgGTTTTGTCCCATTGAGTTTTCCATgaaaaggttttaacgaggcagcttGTTATACGTGTTTTGAAGatattgtactcttttcctttaCTAGTGTTTTTCCCACATGGTTTTTTTGTAGGAAGGTTTTTAACGAGCCATGTTATTCagtaatggacatccaagggggagtgttatgaaatattattatgtaatattatatggatgtccatatgttAGGATATTCTAGAGATATTATATTATGGAAACTCTACCctattgtatgtgtatatataaacCCTCTCATAATGCAATAATACATAGTTCTGtctctcttttcttctctctaCGTTTTCTCTATAAGTATatcttgtctttatttcacaacatcATGTATAATTTGGTTGAATTTTGTATTTTTATTCCAACTAGCTTCCTCATCTAAAAGTACTTGCGTGAAAAAAACTTTCAATATATCGATCTAGCTTAGGGGTGAGAATAAGTCGAGCCCGAACTTGGGTCCTATTTTTTTGGATTTAaaatcacttaatttaagtttatTTTAGATTCTATAAGTTCGGTTCAGTTTAAATCCTACTTCCTCCGTTCCTTAGAATAATTTACGTTTGCTTTGTACACATATATCAATGTACGTTTTCTTTTGCttatatctttagttacatattattaaaaattataaaagtttgatattcATAATCCACTCGATCGGTAAGACAATTTAAACAAGATTTCAAATGACTATTTTTTATGTTATTAGAAATTATATTGAAGATTCTCATCGCTTATGAATAGTGCCTGAAAAGCAAACGTAAACAGTCTAATGGAACGGAGGAATTATAAGTTATAAGTTTATTTCAGATTCTAGAGTTTCAAAAAAATGTAAATCGAGCCCATCTATAAAATGTAAATTGTAAGTTATTTTTTCTTTCGATAattctgttccgggtgtaattccggagcaggatttgttaccacataagcttgtagaatgatgaccttgcttgactcttcctttcggcctctcctgaaacaatgaacaaactgagggctcggcttggtaccgagcgaactcactccgacgctcaagtcagtaaacttaaaagggattaagttgtgtgttacttggcacaaagtatattgtagagagataagagagtttataccagattagtgtattgtgagatgaattgtggattatttttggatcctttcctcaatgagggttgaggagtatttatagactttcaccttttgtcatgtagtggccaagtagcagagcaggtggaaagactgttctaccctcggccgagggacccatagCAGGCCGGCggacctggttgactccatgccgaggggttttggatatgagtacgcagatatgtctcccggctggctagttgcctagccgagacccaagtgacaggccgacaggcttcgtCGGTTAGCCTGTctgatacgttgacttgctgtggatatctctgaccttgctcaatatgttggctcggtcagcgggtgcagaatatgccccatcaaattcAATAATGAGTTCGAAGGTTATATATATGTAAAAATATCTGGCTAATCAGTGAGACatttgatatgtgtgatacaaagATATAATCACGACAAAAtatatttaatatttttataaaatatgagcaatatcttatctaatcacacaagtTTAAGTCTctcgcgagcttttcgagtcgagctAGCGTTTGCTCGACTTGACTCATTAAGCTCTCAACCCGAGCCCAAGCCCAAGCTGGGTTCACACGAGCAGATATTTGACCGAGTCGATCTTGAGCTGGTCGCGACCTGTCTCGTCAGATTATCACTCATAATCTAGCTTTTCTTGCTTTATTATCATTGGTGGAACTAAATAATTTGAAGTTACATGCATATTAGCTAGAAGTACACCAATCAAAGTTTTGGTCTAGTGGTTGAGATGGAGAGAATAACGGTTTTTGTCTCAATTGCAACTTACACTTGTTAGGCAATCGTAAAAACCTTTATAAATCGATCATGTTAAAGCTTTGTGGCTTTGATATACGGATTGCGCTACTAGATTAGGTCCGAGATTCAAATTCAATCTCCCCCACCCCAATAAGCCCTTGCTCCACATTATGGACTAAAAATTGAATAATCCCTGATAGGTTTATCATAATGAGGATTGTTATGGATTGTAGCAGAATAGCAGAGTGCCTATCATAATGAATTCTATATTTGAAAAGTGTTATGAAGAAATTCGTTCGACAATTCAACCAGTGGAGAAtattagagaatatattatcATATAGGAAATATATTATTATGGATATCCTATAGAATATTAGGAATATTCTTGGAGTACCTTCCAAGACAATCCACTATACAAAGTATTAATGATCACCTCATTCAATTCATTATATTGTCTTACACAAAGATTGCAGTGTATTATGGGCTGATGTAGTAACATACTAACATGATCCATCACGCCTCTCCAGTAGGGGTGTCTAATACCCCGGGCGACCACGGGCGGCGGAACAGGGCCTCCAGTTTTGGCCATTGAATTTATAAGCATTATTGATAAAATTCAATACAAATATCGACGTGTAATACACTTATACATTCATATTTAGGGCCTCATTTTTTAATGGTGCACCGGGCCTCCATTTACTTTAAGACGGCCCTGCTCTCCAGTCTCCCATCTTGTTGTGACTACTTGTGAGTTGTGAGTACTTTAACCTACTTCTACAACGTGATAAAGCTTGGTTACATCAAATCGAACCCTTTCCGAGCCACATGGCCTCGATCGCATTGGACAAAGGCTTGGAATTCGTCAAGTCTTTTAAGGCAATAGTTGAGGACTTGAGGCTCGCAACTATGCAGTTTTTGGTTCACAAGAAATGAAGTCTGGTCTTGTGGATTTAAGCCTTTAAATGCTTCGGTTATGCAAAATCATCGACTCTTTCATCTGTTTTGTGGATACAACCAATCAAGTTAACCTAAATAATTTATCGATCATTAGGGATTTAGCGGATTCAATAAAGTTCTCTAACCACAGTTGCAGTTGGAATCATATAAGCGGTCCGGCTAGGCTTGTTGATGTTGTTCCTTGTACATAAATGAATGCTCTTGTCATACTCCCAACATTAATTGAATCATTTTGCATAATCATATACTTTTGCCTGCCTGATTATATCGTTTTAATTAAAAATGATTTAGTACAATTGATTGAAAAAGAATGTATATTCATCTCAATATAATGGTAATACATTTCGCAAAACCTCACACTCCTAATTTTCTACAACCCTTTGTATATAAATAAAgaatatttcaaaaaaaaaaaaaatcggattTAACAAGATGTAATACATTAAGACAGAATGACATATACtcccctccgtctcaatcatttgtcaGCCAAACTTCAAAACTTTAGGAGCAAACCTCAAGAGTCTAGTCAAGCTACTAGGCATGAATTTCCTAGCAAACAAGTAACATATATTTGTCATCTCCTCATTATATTCACAAGTAAAATTATTCCTCAACTTTTTGAGCAAATCAATTGTAACTCTGGGCCTCTCAAATTTACCTGGATGAGGCCCAATAATAGACCAATCAACCCAAGTTACTGTCCTATTACTATTCCTTTCCCAAAACTTGGTACCAACATATGTAGGCAAGTAATGTTCATCTCCATAACATCTATTCTTGCAATATTTCCGAAACAACGGAAAATACGTTTGATCCGATATTACGTTAAGGGCGAGGTCACGGTCCATCTCGAACCATTGGGATCCCTTTCGCCATTGAGAAAGGTTAATTTGAGGACTCATGTGACGATCATAGCGACCTCTACCTGTAGGACCTTTGTCATCGTAAACTTGAATGAAGGTTTTAGTAGAGTTTATTAGGTAGGAATATACAGTTGAGAAATCGAATAATGGAATGCATGTCTCCGAGTGGAGAACGAATCGTTTGTTTGATTGATCGAGTAGAGCGTTGGCTAGTAGGCGGCGCTCTGCCTCCACCATATTGATATCTCCCCATTGCACTGGCTGTATAAGAGTAAATACACATAATTGTGAGAACTAACTAAACAAAGTATTAGGGCCGGCTAATTATATTATGTAATCTCGGGTTTTACCCGAGCACAGAATGTATTTATACGTTAAGCGTTTAATGAGAAAGCAACACAAAACATTTACACAAAATATATCGTTTGACATGGTATCAGGATCAGGAAAACCCTATTCTCCCTTTCTCCTTTCTGCCGTCTAAACCACCCCTGTCAAAACCTCTGTTCTTTGCTCAACAATGGTAGGAGCGGATGAAACCGTGTCTACCACCACCAAAATTAATCCTCTATCACCATTCTCTCTTGTTAATCAAGAGGGCCCGGGACAATCGATTACCCATGTTCAACTCCGAAGCGACAATTACGATGAATGGAGTCGTTCAATGCGTCGATCTCTGAAATCAAGACGCAAATTCGGATTTTGCGATGGGTCGATTACCAAGCCAACTGACGAATTCATGCTCGGCCAGTGGGAGGTCGTGCACTGCACCGTGGTGCAATGGATCCTCAATTCGATTGATCCATCCATCCGGGACAGCGTGTCAGACACTGAAGATGCTCGTCTTTTATGGACGGAATTAGCGGACCAATTTGCTGTTGTTGATGGAGCAAAAATTCATAATTTGAAGACCCAATTACATGAGTGCCGTCAATCCAAAGGTATGTCAGTAACTACATATTATGGTAACTTAAAAACATTATGGGATGCTCTCGCTGCACAGGAACCACCCTTCTCGTGTAATACGGCTGGGTGCGATTGCGGAGTCACTAAAGCTGCTCTTGCTAGACAAGATTCGGAGCGATTGCACCAGTTTCTAATGGGTTTAGATAAAACCCTTTATGGCCCTATTCGTAATCACCAACTCGCACTCGATCCCCTCCCGTCTCTCAGTCGGGTTTATCACGCTGTTTTACAAGAAGAAAGGCTCCTTGTGAGTCCCACTGTTACGCCTGAAGTGTCAGACGTGATGGCTTTCGCCGTCCGTGGTACTGCTGCCAATGTTCCGTCTCCTGTCACGGATTGGCGCGCCCTTCGAGACGCCGAGAGACTAGAAAAGCAGCGACTGAAATGTTCTCACTGTGGTTCCACGGGTCATGAAGTGCCtaattgttttataaaatctcaAAAGTTTCCGGATTGGTGGGGCGATCGTCCCCGAACCTTGGAGGAAATGAAAGCCAAACGTGCTGCCCGTACTCCAGCTCGCGCGAATTTCCTTGGTGGTGGGTCGTCTTCAACCTCGCTTTCCTCTTCCGACCGTCTTAGTGGTATGTCTCCTCATTGGATTATTGATACAGGGGCCTCACATCACGTAACCGGAGATGAAACATGGTTGGCTGACCCGCATCCTATTCCTCCTTATCCGGTTACGCTTCCCAATGGACATAGTGTCTCGGCTACTTTGGCCGGCACGGTTCGCTTAAATGAGCTTCTTGTTTTACGGGATGTTTTATATATTCCTAGTCTTACTTGTAATCTTTTGTCGGTATCTCAATTAGTTGCCGCTACTGATTGTGTTATTAGTTTTACTAATTCCTCTTGCCATATTCAGGACCGTTCTTTGAGGACGAGGATTGGAGTCGGTGAACAGCGAGACGGATTATATTTGCTGCGTGCGGTGGTCAAACCAACAATTCATCGGGTGAGCAGTGATCCTTTTGAGTTATGGCACAGACGACTTGGCCATCCGTCTCATAAAGTAGTTAATTTATTGCCTTGTGTTAGTACTTCTCGTTCCAATTCAAACATTATTTGTGACATTTGCCATGAAGCTAAACATAGCCGTAGCAGTTTTGAATCAAATGATAATAAAGCTTCCACTATTTTTGAATTGATCCACTGTGATTTATGGGGTCCTTATCGATCACCGTCTTCGTGTGGTGCCAAGTATTTCTTGACAATTGTCGATGATTATTCTCGAACAGTTTGGGTCTATTTGCTTCTCGATAAAAAGGAGGTTACCGATatgtttttgcatttttttgctaTGGTTAAAACTCAATTTACAGCTGTAGTAAAATATGTGCAATCGGATAATGGAACAGAATTTTTTAACATGGCCACTTTTTTTCGAGATAATGGGATATTATTTCGTACTTCTTGTGTCGGTACGCCACAACAAAACGGGCGAGTCGAGAGAAAACATCGTCATATCTTGAATGTGGCTCGGGCTTTGATGTTTCAAGCTAACCTTCCGATCTCTTTTTGGGGAGAATGCATTTTGACTGCAGCTTATTTGATTAACCGTCTGCCTTCTCCTTTGTTACAAAATAAAACACCATATGAGCTTTTGTTTGGGTCTGCACCAACTTATAAACATATTCGAACATTTGGATGCCTGTGTTTTGCCCATAACTTGAATACAAAAGGCGATAAATTTGCTAAAAGAAGTCGTAAGTGTTTATTTATCGGCTACCCACATAATAAGAAGGGTTGGAAGGTTCTTGATCTTAATACTCGGGAAATTTTTGTGAGTCGGGATGTTTATTTCTATGAGCATAGCTTTCCCTACTACTTGGATGCTTCCTCTACCCCGACGGCCCCTGAACCCGACACACCCATTTCTGTCCCCTCTGAACCGCCACCTCGTGACCACGATGACAGTGATCCTCCAAGCCATTCGGGTTCTTCAGATAGCTTGGATGGTCCCGTGGCTAATTCAGGCGATGGTTTAGCTGGTTCAGCTGCTGAAATCGAATCCCCTACTTCTCCTGGTTCGGCCCAATTGGGTCGTGGCAAGCGGCGTAAAATTCCTTCTACTCGTCTTAAAGGATTTGTCGTTAAGACCACCGCCAGCACGTCCTCCGACTCCGACTCCTCTCCTGACTCTCCTCGTTCCTCAGGTAACCCATATGCTCTCGCTACTTACTTGTCTTGTGATAAATTCTCTGCGCGACACCAAGTTTTCCTTGCAGCCATTACTTCGGGTATTGAACCACCCAACTTCCGGGCGGCTCTTTCTGATCCGGCTTGGTGCAAAGCTATGCAGGACGAGATAACGGCTCTTGAAAATAATGGTACTTGGGAATTGTCTGACCTTCCGGAGGGCAAGAAAGCGCTCGGTTGTCGTTGGGTTTACAAAATCAAATATAACTCTGACGGCAGTGTCGAGAGATATAAAGCCCGATTGGTCATCTTTGGAAATCATCAGGTCGAAGGCTTGGATTATGgtgagactttcgcacctgtaaTTAAAATGGTTACTGTTCGTTCCTTTCTAGCTGTTGCTGCTGTCAAAAATTGGGAACTTCATCAAATGGACGTGCACAATGCTTTTTTGCACGGTGATCTTGACGAGGAAGTTTACATGAAACTCCCACCGGGATTTGGCAAGGGTCGTGAGAGCAAGGTTTGCCGGTTGCGTAAATCTCTTTATGGCCTTCGTCAGGCTCCTCGGTGTTGGTTCGCCAAGTTGGCCACTGCCTTGCGTAATTATGGCTTTCGCCAATCTTATTCCGACTACTCTCTTTTCAGTTACAACCGTGACGAGGTATGTATTCATGTCTTAGTTTACGTGGATGATCTTGTCGTTGCCGGAAATGACTCAGTTGCTATTTCGGCCTTTAAACATTACCTGGGTGAGTGCTTTCACATGAAAGATTTGGGAATGTTGAAGTACTTTCTTGGTATAGAAGTTGCCCGGAATTCGGAGGGTATTTTCTTAAAT from Silene latifolia isolate original U9 population chromosome 3, ASM4854445v1, whole genome shotgun sequence harbors:
- the LOC141645967 gene encoding glycosyltransferase BC10-like: MKNNIQIQRLLPSTNNFMINLKLLLFFGCGIIIGASLFTTTLPINVDNISNIIFNFKVINSTLFLPSPPSPISLLPEVSPLPLSPVIVETPVPPPPPPRRTLVHNMEDEELLLKATLVPRIKENTLPPKIAFMFLVRGALPLAPLWDKFFSGHEGLYSIYVHANPTFNQSYPEDSVFHGRRIPSKPVQWGDINMVEAERRLLANALLDQSNKRFVLHSETCIPLFDFSTVYSYLINSTKTFIQVYDDKGPTGRGRYDRHMSPQINLSQWRKGSQWFEMDRDLALNVISDQTYFPLFRKYCKNRCYGDEHYLPTYVGTKFWERNSNRTVTWVDWSIIGPHPGKFERPRVTIDLLKKLRNNFTCEYNEEMTNICYLFARKFMPSSLTRLLRFAPKVLKFG